From one Catenulispora sp. GP43 genomic stretch:
- a CDS encoding ATP-binding protein — MSARGKLRVYLGAAPGVGKTYHMLDEAQRRAERGGDVVVGFVETHDRPHTQAMLDGLEIVPRRRMEYRGSEFEEMDIDAVLERRPSVVLIDELAHTNIPGSRNPKRWQDVEDLLAAGIDVIASVNVQHLESLNDVVQKITGVPQRETVPDEVVRSADQIELIDMAPEALRRRMAHGNIYKPEKIDAALSNYFRPGNLGALRELALLWVAGRVDEALQHYRDQHGIDKVWETRERVVVALTGGPEGSTLIRRGARIAQRLGAKGSDLLAVHVARSDGLTGASPALLAEQRELVESLGGTFHSVVGDDIPNALLQFARAENATQLVVGVSRRGRLERFLGGYGIGETVVQQSGDIDVHMVTHERSAAEQSRLAWIKRVARQPETGPRWWGPVAGLVVPIVLTMILASLRSELNLTNQVLIFLAGVVAVARLGGLLSAFFASLTASLLLNYYFIRPLYRLTINDPQNIVALVVFALVALIVASVVDFASRQERRAGKASAEAETLSELARSVLRGDEAIGALLGRFRETFGMESVALLERVDPSIPVLPDEADDPEAWRIVAATSGSGTMPCRAPGEGDVVVQAGPDAMLVLRGRALPAADQHVLTAFAAQAAVALERSRLARQAAEAVPLAAADKMRTALLAAVSHDLRTPLAAAKLSVASLRDTTVEWSEQDRAELLAGAEESLDRLSRLVENLLDMSRLQAGALNLRLEDVAVEDVAVMALDSLGIEDRSKVHFGPLSAVPDVLADPVLLERAVANLIGNALKHGSAVKPVLLTASELAGRVELRVTDRGPGIRPEDWERIFTPFQRLGDRDNTTGVGLGLALSRGLVEAMGGTLTPEETPGGGMTMVVSLPAAGMAGDEDDSGGVTGTAVDTAVDTATDTATDVDTAAGIAAEEPAR, encoded by the coding sequence ATGAGCGCTCGCGGCAAGCTGCGCGTCTACCTTGGCGCCGCCCCCGGCGTGGGCAAGACGTACCACATGCTCGACGAGGCCCAGCGGCGCGCCGAGCGGGGCGGCGACGTCGTCGTGGGCTTCGTGGAGACCCATGACCGGCCGCACACCCAGGCCATGCTGGACGGGCTGGAGATCGTGCCGCGCCGCCGAATGGAGTACCGGGGCTCGGAGTTCGAGGAGATGGACATCGACGCCGTCCTGGAGCGGCGGCCGTCGGTGGTGCTGATCGACGAGCTCGCGCACACCAACATCCCCGGGTCGCGCAACCCCAAGCGCTGGCAGGACGTCGAGGACCTGCTGGCCGCCGGGATCGACGTCATAGCCTCGGTCAACGTCCAGCACCTGGAGTCGCTGAACGACGTCGTCCAGAAGATCACCGGGGTCCCGCAGCGCGAGACGGTGCCGGACGAGGTGGTGCGCTCGGCGGACCAGATCGAGCTGATCGACATGGCGCCGGAGGCCCTGCGCCGCCGGATGGCGCACGGCAACATCTACAAGCCGGAGAAGATCGACGCCGCGCTGTCCAACTACTTCCGCCCCGGCAACCTCGGCGCGCTGCGCGAGCTCGCCCTGCTGTGGGTGGCCGGCCGGGTCGACGAGGCGCTGCAGCACTACCGCGACCAGCACGGCATCGACAAGGTCTGGGAGACCCGGGAGCGGGTCGTGGTCGCGCTGACCGGCGGCCCGGAGGGCTCCACGCTCATCCGGCGCGGCGCGCGCATCGCGCAGCGGCTCGGCGCCAAGGGCTCGGACCTGCTGGCCGTGCACGTGGCCCGCTCCGACGGCCTGACCGGCGCCTCGCCGGCGCTGCTGGCCGAGCAGCGGGAGCTGGTGGAGTCCCTGGGCGGCACGTTCCACTCGGTGGTCGGCGACGACATCCCCAACGCGCTGCTGCAGTTCGCGCGCGCCGAGAACGCCACGCAGCTGGTGGTCGGGGTGTCGCGGCGGGGCCGGCTGGAGCGGTTCCTGGGCGGCTACGGCATCGGCGAGACCGTGGTGCAGCAGTCCGGCGACATCGACGTGCACATGGTCACCCACGAGCGTTCGGCGGCCGAGCAGAGCCGGCTGGCCTGGATCAAGCGGGTGGCACGGCAGCCGGAGACCGGGCCGCGCTGGTGGGGGCCGGTGGCCGGGCTGGTCGTGCCGATCGTGCTGACCATGATCCTGGCGAGTCTGCGCTCGGAGCTGAACCTGACCAACCAGGTGCTGATCTTCCTGGCCGGGGTGGTCGCGGTGGCGCGGCTGGGCGGTCTGCTCTCGGCGTTCTTCGCCTCGCTGACGGCCTCGCTGCTGCTGAACTACTACTTCATCCGGCCGCTGTACCGGCTGACCATCAACGACCCGCAGAACATCGTCGCGCTGGTGGTGTTCGCGCTGGTGGCGCTGATCGTGGCCTCGGTGGTGGACTTCGCCTCGCGGCAGGAGCGGCGGGCCGGGAAGGCCTCGGCGGAGGCCGAGACGCTCTCGGAGCTGGCGCGCTCGGTGCTGCGGGGCGACGAGGCCATCGGGGCGCTGCTCGGCCGGTTCCGGGAGACGTTCGGCATGGAGTCGGTGGCGCTGCTGGAGCGGGTCGACCCCAGCATCCCGGTGCTGCCGGACGAGGCCGACGACCCGGAGGCGTGGCGGATCGTCGCGGCGACCTCCGGCAGCGGCACGATGCCGTGCCGGGCGCCCGGCGAGGGCGACGTGGTGGTGCAGGCCGGCCCGGACGCGATGCTGGTGCTGCGCGGGCGCGCGCTGCCGGCCGCCGACCAGCACGTGCTGACCGCGTTCGCGGCGCAGGCGGCGGTGGCCCTGGAGCGCTCGCGGCTGGCCCGGCAGGCGGCCGAGGCGGTGCCGCTGGCGGCCGCGGACAAGATGCGCACGGCGCTGCTGGCCGCGGTCTCGCACGACCTGCGCACGCCGCTGGCCGCGGCCAAGCTGTCGGTGGCCTCGCTGCGCGACACCACGGTGGAGTGGTCCGAGCAGGACCGGGCCGAGCTGCTGGCCGGCGCCGAGGAGTCGCTGGACCGGCTCTCACGCCTGGTGGAGAACCTGCTGGACATGAGCCGGCTGCAGGCCGGGGCGCTGAACCTGCGGCTGGAGGACGTGGCCGTGGAGGACGTCGCGGTGATGGCGCTGGACAGCCTGGGCATCGAGGACCGGTCGAAGGTGCACTTCGGGCCGCTGTCCGCGGTGCCGGACGTGCTGGCGGACCCGGTGCTGCTGGAGCGGGCCGTGGCGAACCTGATCGGCAACGCCCTCAAGCACGGCTCGGCGGTCAAGCCGGTGCTGCTCACCGCCTCGGAGCTGGCGGGGCGGGTGGAGCTGCGGGTGACCGACCGCGGGCCGGGGATCCGGCCGGAGGACTGGGAGCGGATCTTCACGCCGTTCCAGCGTCTCGGGGACCGGGACAACACCACC
- a CDS encoding SAV_915 family protein: MDTTVLEPDQRTADNRLVLVPVRAGRCGSVAVRTGRLPDGQRVGLAFSTSAALAAVFGADQAWISLNPAMARRMLAEAGAAEMRVDAVPFAPTAVAVAPKPLVALQTILPARRRAGARIRLAARHAQ; this comes from the coding sequence ATGGACACCACCGTTCTGGAGCCCGACCAACGCACCGCCGACAACCGGCTGGTGCTGGTCCCCGTCCGGGCCGGGCGCTGCGGGTCGGTCGCCGTGCGGACCGGGCGTCTGCCCGATGGACAGCGGGTCGGACTCGCGTTCAGCACCTCGGCGGCGTTGGCCGCGGTGTTCGGTGCCGACCAGGCCTGGATCTCGCTGAACCCGGCGATGGCGCGGCGGATGCTGGCCGAGGCCGGTGCCGCCGAGATGCGGGTCGACGCGGTGCCGTTCGCTCCGACCGCGGTCGCCGTCGCGCCCAAGCCGCTGGTCGCGCTGCAGACGATCCTCCCGGCGCGCCGCCGTGCCGGCGCTCGCATCCGTCTGGCGGCTCGCCATGCTCAGTGA
- the lysA gene encoding diaminopimelate decarboxylase, giving the protein MKNQVRVSSTTTPWPLTTTMTPSSATAADEGDLAVGGVRLAEIAATYGTPAYVLDEADVRARARAYRAALPEAEIAYAGKAFLCRAMIGWIQAEGLSLDVCSGGELALARHVGFPAERIVLHGNAKTPRDVQDALAYGVGRVVVDSTYEITQLAVAAHPGRPQKVLIRVTPGVDAHTHAAVATGIEDQKFGFSLSAGAAADAVRQVLHWQLTERPALELAGLHCHLGSQITSVDVFAEAARRLIALMAWIRDEYGVVLPELDLGGGHAVGYCDGDPDFDLEQYARTVRAVIAKACRQHRLPVPRLTVEPGRAIVARAGVTLYRVLTMKRNPGIRTFVAVDGGMSDNPRPALYGSAYTARLIGRATTAASEPMTVVGRHCEAGDVIARDLPLPSDLRPGDLLAVPCTGAYQHSMASTYNQVCRPPVIAVRDGVARVLIRRETLEDLQARDVSL; this is encoded by the coding sequence ATGAAGAACCAGGTGCGGGTATCCAGCACGACGACGCCGTGGCCGCTGACCACGACGATGACCCCTTCTTCAGCCACTGCCGCCGATGAGGGCGATCTGGCGGTCGGCGGCGTCCGCCTGGCGGAGATCGCGGCGACCTACGGGACCCCGGCCTACGTCCTGGACGAGGCCGACGTCCGGGCCAGGGCCCGCGCCTATCGTGCCGCTCTGCCCGAAGCTGAGATCGCCTATGCCGGCAAGGCGTTCCTCTGCCGCGCGATGATCGGGTGGATCCAGGCCGAGGGCCTGTCGCTGGACGTCTGCTCCGGCGGCGAGCTCGCGCTGGCCCGGCATGTCGGGTTCCCCGCCGAGCGGATCGTGTTGCACGGCAACGCCAAGACGCCGCGCGATGTGCAGGACGCGCTGGCCTACGGCGTCGGGCGCGTCGTCGTGGACTCGACCTACGAGATCACGCAGCTCGCGGTCGCCGCGCATCCGGGGCGTCCGCAGAAGGTGCTGATCCGGGTCACACCCGGCGTGGACGCGCACACCCACGCGGCCGTGGCCACCGGTATCGAGGACCAGAAGTTCGGCTTCTCGCTGTCCGCCGGCGCGGCGGCCGACGCGGTCCGCCAAGTCCTGCACTGGCAGCTCACCGAGCGCCCCGCGCTGGAACTGGCCGGTCTGCACTGCCATCTCGGCAGCCAGATCACCTCCGTGGACGTCTTCGCCGAGGCCGCGCGGCGCCTGATCGCGCTGATGGCGTGGATCCGCGACGAGTACGGCGTCGTCCTGCCCGAACTCGACCTCGGCGGCGGCCACGCGGTCGGTTACTGCGACGGCGACCCGGACTTCGACCTGGAGCAGTACGCGCGCACCGTCCGCGCCGTGATCGCCAAAGCCTGCCGCCAGCATCGGCTGCCGGTGCCGAGGCTGACCGTCGAACCCGGCCGCGCGATCGTGGCCCGCGCCGGCGTGACGCTCTACCGGGTCCTGACCATGAAGCGCAACCCCGGCATCCGGACCTTCGTGGCGGTCGACGGCGGCATGAGCGACAACCCGCGCCCCGCGCTCTACGGCTCGGCCTACACCGCGCGCCTCATCGGCCGTGCCACCACCGCCGCATCGGAGCCGATGACCGTGGTCGGCCGGCACTGCGAGGCCGGCGACGTCATCGCGCGCGACCTGCCGCTGCCGTCCGATCTGCGGCCCGGCGACCTGCTCGCGGTGCCGTGCACCGGGGCGTACCAGCACTCGATGGCCTCGACGTACAACCAGGTCTGCCGGCCGCCGGTGATCGCGGTGCGCGACGGTGTCGCCAGGGTGCTGATACGGCGCGAGACGCTGGAGGATCTGCAGGCGCGCGATGTGAGTCTGTGA